A portion of the Blautia hansenii DSM 20583 genome contains these proteins:
- a CDS encoding SPFH domain-containing protein, with translation MMWLVIILFVIILIIAASCVKIVPQSQAYILERLGVYKATWGSGVHFKVPFIERVAKRVNLKEQVVDFAPQPVITKDNVTMRIDTVVFFQITDPRLFTYGIDNPIMAIENLTATTLRNIIGDMELDATLTSREIINTKMRASLDDATDPWGIKVTRVELKNIIPPAAIQEAMEKQMKAERERREAILKAEGEKKSTILVAEGKKESAILDAEAEKQAAILRAEAEKEKMIKEAEGQAEAILKVQQAKADGIRFIKDAGADQSVLTLKSLEAFAQAADGKATKIIIPSEIQGIAGLASSLVEIATNKKEN, from the coding sequence ATGATGTGGTTAGTTATTATTCTGTTCGTAATTATTTTAATTATTGCGGCATCCTGTGTAAAGATTGTACCTCAGTCACAGGCATATATTTTGGAACGTCTTGGGGTATATAAGGCAACATGGGGAAGCGGTGTTCATTTTAAAGTGCCGTTTATTGAAAGAGTTGCAAAGCGTGTAAATTTAAAAGAACAGGTTGTAGATTTTGCTCCGCAGCCGGTTATTACAAAAGACAATGTTACCATGCGGATTGATACGGTTGTATTCTTCCAGATTACAGACCCAAGATTATTTACTTACGGCATTGACAATCCGATTATGGCGATTGAAAATCTGACGGCCACCACACTTCGTAATATTATCGGTGATATGGAACTGGATGCTACACTGACTTCCAGAGAGATTATCAATACAAAAATGAGAGCGTCTCTTGATGATGCTACTGATCCGTGGGGTATTAAGGTAACCCGTGTAGAATTGAAAAATATCATTCCTCCGGCAGCTATTCAGGAAGCTATGGAGAAACAGATGAAGGCAGAACGTGAACGCCGTGAAGCAATTCTGAAAGCAGAAGGTGAGAAGAAATCTACAATTCTTGTGGCAGAAGGTAAAAAAGAGTCTGCGATTTTAGATGCAGAGGCTGAAAAGCAGGCAGCAATTTTGAGAGCGGAAGCTGAGAAGGAAAAGATGATTAAAGAGGCAGAAGGTCAGGCAGAAGCTATTTTGAAGGTGCAGCAGGCAAAGGCAGACGGTATCCGCTTTATTAAAGATGCCGGTGCAGACCAGAGTGTTCTTACATTAAAGAGTCTGGAGGCATTTGCACAGGCAGCAGACGGAAAAGCTACCAAGATTATCATTCCGTCAGAAATTCAGGGAATTGCAGGTCTTGCATCTTCCTTAGTAGAAATTGCTACAAATAAAAAAGAAAATTAA
- a CDS encoding NfeD family protein encodes MQRIYSKEGGVMDAGTISIIWLVVLAILLVIEFLTLGLTTVWFAGGALVAFLVSLAGGPLWLQLLLFIAVSVVLLLFTRPLAVKYLNKDVQKTNVDSIPGQKGIVTATIDNLKAEGQVTIQGMEWTARAKNGNTIEKGKVVRVTAVEGVKLIVEEDM; translated from the coding sequence ATGCAGAGAATTTATAGTAAAGAAGGTGGGGTTATGGACGCAGGAACAATATCCATTATCTGGCTTGTAGTTTTGGCAATTCTTCTTGTCATTGAATTTTTGACGCTGGGACTTACAACTGTCTGGTTTGCAGGTGGGGCATTAGTTGCCTTTTTGGTTTCTCTGGCAGGAGGTCCGCTGTGGCTGCAACTGCTGTTGTTTATAGCGGTTTCTGTTGTACTTCTCTTATTTACCAGACCTCTGGCGGTGAAATACCTGAATAAGGACGTGCAGAAAACCAATGTAGACAGTATTCCGGGACAAAAAGGAATTGTAACAGCTACCATTGACAATTTGAAAGCAGAAGGTCAGGTTACCATTCAGGGAATGGAATGGACTGCAAGAGCGAAAAACGGCAATACGATTGAAAAAGGAAAAGTTGTAAGGGTTACAGCAGTAGAAGGTGTAAAGCTGATTGTAGAGGAGGACATGTAA
- a CDS encoding cell wall hydrolase produces the protein MRRKFMKLLTCVGTVGAMTVAMAVPALADTTDKATFDWSDKAAANVTTYANIRKGSDISTERVGKLPAGAVVTVVGEENGWVQVSSGEIEGYIREDLLVSGEEAQQLFESVHGDGEITGAQPLDAVVETAAVSNQTTSVSQADLDLMAAIIECEAGGESYEGKVGVGAVIMNRIRSSKFPNTLSEVIYQKGQFTPAASGKLASVLSRGASQACYDAARDVFAGANTIGDRLFFHAGGGRGLTIGNQTFY, from the coding sequence ATGAGAAGAAAATTCATGAAACTTTTAACTTGTGTGGGAACTGTTGGTGCCATGACTGTTGCAATGGCAGTACCGGCATTGGCAGATACAACAGATAAAGCAACTTTTGACTGGTCAGATAAGGCAGCAGCGAATGTGACTACATACGCAAACATTCGTAAGGGCTCTGACATCAGCACAGAGAGAGTCGGAAAGCTTCCGGCAGGAGCTGTGGTGACTGTGGTAGGTGAAGAAAACGGATGGGTTCAGGTTTCTTCCGGTGAGATTGAAGGATATATCAGAGAGGACTTGTTAGTATCCGGAGAGGAAGCGCAGCAGTTATTTGAGTCCGTGCACGGCGATGGGGAGATTACAGGTGCACAGCCGTTAGACGCCGTAGTTGAGACGGCAGCAGTTTCAAATCAGACAACATCTGTATCTCAGGCAGATTTAGATTTGATGGCTGCAATTATTGAGTGTGAAGCAGGCGGGGAGTCTTATGAAGGAAAAGTTGGTGTAGGAGCGGTAATTATGAACCGTATCCGCAGCAGCAAATTCCCAAATACATTATCTGAAGTTATTTACCAGAAAGGTCAGTTTACACCGGCTGCGTCAGGTAAGCTTGCATCTGTATTAAGCAGAGGTGCAAGTCAGGCATGTTATGATGCTGCAAGAGATGTGTTTGCAGGAGCAAATACTATTGGAGACCGTTTATTCTTCCATGCAGGAGGCGGCAGAGGTCTGACTATCGGTAATCAGACATTTTATTAA
- a CDS encoding TrmH family RNA methyltransferase — protein sequence MITSASNVQIKKVQQILKKAKVRREEQVFAVEGIKMFSEVPKSRLQKVYLSQSFARKEECEKILLEKGISIEETEYVELVDDKIFKNLSDTVTPQGVLCLVKMENYTLSEILSGEENPLLMILEDLQDPGNLGTILRTGEGAGVTGVIMSRTSVDVFNPKVIRSTMGSVYRMPIIYVNSIEEEVLPLLKEKGITTYAAHLKGRNDYDEECYTKGTAFLIGNEGNGLTEQLTESADTLIKIPMQGKVESLNAAMASGILMYEAYRQRRKN from the coding sequence ATGATTACAAGTGCGTCAAATGTACAGATAAAGAAAGTACAGCAGATATTGAAGAAAGCAAAGGTACGCAGGGAAGAACAGGTTTTTGCGGTTGAGGGAATTAAGATGTTCAGTGAAGTACCAAAATCCCGTCTGCAAAAGGTGTATTTATCCCAGTCTTTTGCCCGGAAGGAGGAATGTGAAAAAATCCTTCTGGAGAAAGGCATTAGTATAGAAGAAACAGAATATGTGGAGCTTGTGGACGATAAGATTTTTAAAAATTTATCCGATACCGTAACACCTCAGGGAGTGCTTTGTCTGGTGAAAATGGAGAATTATACTCTTTCTGAAATTTTAAGCGGAGAAGAAAATCCCCTGCTGATGATTTTAGAAGATTTACAGGACCCGGGAAATCTGGGGACAATTTTACGAACCGGAGAAGGGGCAGGAGTGACAGGCGTAATTATGAGCAGAACCTCCGTAGATGTGTTTAATCCGAAGGTTATCCGTTCCACTATGGGCTCTGTTTACAGGATGCCGATTATTTATGTAAATTCCATTGAGGAGGAAGTGCTTCCTCTTTTAAAAGAAAAGGGAATTACGACTTATGCTGCTCATTTAAAAGGAAGAAATGATTACGATGAGGAGTGTTATACGAAAGGCACAGCATTTCTTATTGGAAATGAAGGAAACGGTCTTACCGAGCAGCTCACAGAGAGCGCAGATACCCTGATTAAAATTCCAATGCAGGGAAAAGTGGAGTCCTTAAATGCTGCTATGGCATCGGGAATTTTGATGTACGAGGCATACAGGCAGCGCCGTAAAAATTGA
- the pfkA gene encoding 6-phosphofructokinase: MTTNKEIKTIGVLTSGGDAPGMNAAIRAVVRRGLSRGINMKGILKGYSGLMNEEIIDMTAVDVSDTIQKGGTILYTARCTEMRTPEGQKRAAEVCKKHGIDGLVVIGGDGSFAGAQKLANLGINAVGVPGTIDLDIACTEYTIGFDTAVNTAMEAIDKVRDTSTSHERVSIIEVMGRNAGYLALWCGIANGAEDILLPEKYDFDEQKIINNIIDNRKKGKKHHIIINAEGIGHSEAMAKRIEAATGIETRATILGHMQRGGTPTCKDRVYASIMGAKAVDILLEGKSKRVICYRDGEYIDMDINEALAMKKGISEYQYEVSYSLSHNYSKNNE; this comes from the coding sequence ATGACTACAAATAAAGAAATTAAAACAATTGGTGTATTAACAAGCGGTGGAGATGCGCCGGGAATGAATGCTGCAATTCGTGCAGTAGTCAGAAGAGGATTAAGCCGTGGTATTAATATGAAGGGAATTTTAAAAGGTTACAGCGGTCTGATGAATGAAGAAATCATTGACATGACTGCCGTAGACGTTTCAGATACAATTCAAAAAGGTGGTACAATCCTGTATACTGCCCGTTGTACAGAAATGCGTACACCGGAAGGACAGAAGAGAGCTGCCGAGGTATGTAAAAAACACGGCATTGACGGTCTGGTAGTTATCGGTGGTGACGGTTCTTTTGCCGGTGCACAGAAGCTGGCTAATCTGGGAATTAACGCAGTAGGCGTTCCGGGAACAATTGACCTTGATATCGCTTGTACAGAGTATACAATCGGTTTTGATACAGCGGTAAATACAGCTATGGAAGCCATTGATAAGGTACGTGATACTTCTACTTCTCATGAACGTGTAAGTATTATTGAGGTAATGGGAAGAAATGCAGGATATCTTGCTTTATGGTGCGGTATTGCCAATGGTGCAGAGGATATTTTGCTTCCTGAAAAATACGATTTTGATGAACAGAAAATTATCAACAACATCATCGACAACCGTAAAAAAGGTAAAAAACATCATATTATCATTAATGCAGAAGGTATCGGACATTCCGAAGCTATGGCAAAACGTATCGAGGCTGCAACAGGAATTGAAACAAGAGCGACTATCTTAGGTCACATGCAGCGTGGCGGTACACCGACATGTAAGGATAGAGTATATGCTTCCATTATGGGTGCAAAAGCAGTAGACATTCTTCTGGAAGGTAAATCTAAGAGAGTTATCTGTTACAGAGACGGTGAGTACATTGATATGGATATCAATGAAGCTCTGGCAATGAAGAAAGGTATCTCCGAATACCAGTACGAGGTAAGCTATTCCCTGTCTCATAATTACAGCAAGAATAACGAGTAA
- a CDS encoding DNA polymerase III subunit alpha translates to MNFAHLHVHTEYSLLDGSNKINEYVARVKELGMNSAAITDHGVMFGCIDFYRAAKAAGIKPILGCEVYVAPGSRFDREIGQAEDRYYHLVLLAENNHGYENLMKIVSKAFVDGFYYKPRVDMDLLQEYHEGIIALSACLAGEVAKNITRGMYEEAKSAALRYEKIFGKGNFFLELQDHGIPQQQRVNQQLLRMSQETGIALVATNDVHYTYDTDAEAHDILLCVQTRKLLSDENRMRYEGGQYYVKSPEEMAELFPYIPEALENTQKIADRCEVEIEFGVTKLPKFDVPAPYTSWEYLNKLCYDGLKERYSGDLTELEKRLEYELGVIKTMGYVDYFLIVWDFIRFARDHDIMVGPGRGSAAGSLVSYTLGITKLDPIKYNLLFERFLNPERVSMPDIDVDFCFERRQEVIDYVVEKYGKDRVVQIVTFGTMAARGVIRDVGRVMDLPYAQCDAIAKMIPEELNITIDKALKMNPELKNLYTTDEMVKKLIDMSRRLEGLPRHTSMHAAGVVISQKSVDEYVPLARASDGSIVTQFTMTTLEELGLLKMDFLGLRTLTVIQKAVKLIEKNKGISLDMDHVDYNDKAVYDMLGAGKTEGVFQLESAGMTSFMKELKPESLEDVIAGISLYRPGPMDFIPQYIEGKNNPDSIHFLCPQLEPILSATYGCIVYQEQVMQIVRSLGGYTLGRSDLVRRAMSKKKAAVMEKERQNFVYGNEEEGVPGCVNRGISEEIANKIYEQMMDFAKYAFNKSHAAAYAVVAYQTAYLKCHFPVEFMAALMTSVIDNPPKVADYILSCRRMGIAILPPDINKGDSTFSVDGGGIRYGLSAIKSIGKPVIESIVAERNQRGDFTSLRDFIERMTGKDVNKKAIENFIKAGAFDELPGNRRQKMMVYAQILDAIVQEKKNMMAGQMSLFDFVSEEEKTAYEIHMPDVEEYPKEAKLAFEKEVLGIYISGHPLEEYETCWRKNISAVTTDFMPDEESGQPKVRDGQQVIVGGMITEKTIKYTKTNKVMAFLTLEDLLGTVEIVVFPRDYEKNVRLMEIDEKVFIKGRVSVEEERASKVICESMYSFEDAPRELWLQFETKESFLSCERELYEDLKEADGKDSVVIYIKSPKAIKRLGASKSIRISQDLLARLYEKYGKDNVKVVEKSIEKQ, encoded by the coding sequence GTGAATTTTGCTCATTTACATGTACATACAGAGTACAGTCTTTTAGACGGTTCAAACAAGATAAATGAATATGTAGCCAGAGTAAAAGAACTGGGAATGAACAGTGCGGCCATAACAGACCATGGAGTCATGTTTGGCTGCATTGATTTTTATAGGGCAGCAAAAGCAGCGGGAATTAAGCCGATTTTGGGCTGTGAGGTATATGTTGCCCCCGGTTCTCGCTTTGACAGAGAAATAGGACAGGCAGAGGACAGATATTACCATCTGGTTCTTCTGGCTGAGAACAATCATGGCTATGAAAACCTTATGAAAATTGTGTCAAAGGCTTTTGTGGACGGCTTTTATTATAAGCCACGTGTGGATATGGACCTTTTGCAGGAATATCATGAAGGAATTATTGCATTGAGCGCCTGCCTTGCAGGAGAAGTTGCAAAAAATATTACAAGAGGCATGTACGAAGAAGCGAAAAGCGCTGCTTTGCGATATGAGAAAATTTTCGGGAAGGGAAATTTCTTTTTAGAGCTTCAGGACCACGGAATTCCTCAGCAGCAAAGAGTCAATCAGCAGCTTTTGCGAATGAGTCAGGAAACGGGCATTGCACTGGTTGCCACCAATGATGTGCATTACACATATGACACAGATGCGGAAGCCCATGATATTTTGCTGTGCGTACAGACCAGAAAGCTTTTAAGTGATGAAAACCGCATGCGCTATGAGGGAGGACAATATTATGTAAAATCTCCGGAGGAAATGGCAGAGCTATTTCCTTATATTCCTGAAGCGTTGGAAAATACCCAGAAAATTGCAGACCGCTGTGAGGTGGAGATTGAGTTTGGGGTGACAAAGCTGCCGAAATTTGATGTGCCTGCTCCTTATACCTCATGGGAATATTTAAACAAGCTGTGCTATGACGGCTTGAAGGAGCGATACAGCGGAGATTTGACAGAATTGGAAAAACGTCTGGAATACGAGTTGGGCGTTATTAAAACCATGGGCTATGTGGATTATTTCCTGATTGTATGGGACTTTATCCGATTTGCCAGAGACCATGACATTATGGTAGGACCGGGACGTGGTTCTGCGGCGGGAAGCCTTGTTTCCTATACGTTGGGAATTACGAAGTTGGACCCTATTAAATACAATCTTCTGTTTGAGCGTTTTCTAAATCCAGAACGTGTTTCCATGCCGGATATTGACGTGGATTTCTGCTTTGAGAGAAGGCAGGAGGTTATTGATTATGTAGTGGAAAAATACGGAAAAGACAGGGTGGTTCAGATTGTTACCTTTGGTACAATGGCAGCACGAGGTGTAATACGTGATGTGGGAAGGGTTATGGACTTGCCCTATGCGCAGTGTGATGCCATTGCCAAGATGATACCGGAGGAATTAAATATCACCATCGATAAGGCTTTAAAAATGAACCCGGAATTGAAAAATTTGTATACTACGGATGAAATGGTGAAAAAGCTTATTGATATGAGCCGCCGTCTGGAAGGCTTGCCCCGCCATACTTCCATGCACGCAGCAGGTGTGGTAATCAGTCAGAAGTCCGTAGACGAATATGTTCCCCTTGCAAGGGCTTCAGACGGTTCTATTGTTACACAGTTTACCATGACCACTTTAGAAGAACTGGGGCTTCTGAAAATGGACTTTTTGGGACTTCGTACTCTTACAGTTATTCAAAAGGCAGTGAAGCTGATTGAGAAAAACAAAGGGATTTCTCTTGACATGGACCATGTGGATTACAATGATAAAGCGGTCTACGATATGCTGGGAGCAGGTAAGACAGAGGGCGTTTTCCAGCTGGAAAGTGCAGGAATGACAAGCTTTATGAAGGAATTGAAGCCGGAGAGTTTGGAGGATGTTATTGCGGGAATATCGCTGTATCGTCCCGGCCCAATGGACTTCATTCCTCAATATATTGAAGGGAAAAATAATCCTGACAGTATTCATTTCCTTTGTCCACAGCTTGAGCCGATTTTGAGCGCAACTTACGGCTGTATTGTGTATCAGGAGCAGGTTATGCAGATTGTGCGCTCTCTGGGCGGATATACTTTGGGACGAAGCGATTTGGTGCGCCGTGCCATGAGTAAGAAAAAGGCTGCGGTAATGGAGAAGGAGCGTCAAAATTTCGTTTACGGAAATGAAGAAGAAGGCGTTCCCGGCTGTGTGAACAGAGGGATTTCCGAGGAGATTGCAAATAAAATCTATGAGCAGATGATGGATTTTGCAAAGTATGCCTTTAATAAATCACATGCGGCAGCTTATGCAGTGGTGGCATATCAAACCGCATATTTGAAGTGCCATTTCCCTGTAGAATTTATGGCTGCTTTGATGACGTCTGTCATTGATAATCCACCAAAGGTTGCCGATTATATTTTATCCTGTCGCAGAATGGGAATTGCTATTCTGCCTCCCGATATTAACAAGGGAGACAGTACCTTTTCCGTAGATGGAGGGGGAATACGATATGGATTATCAGCGATTAAAAGCATTGGAAAGCCGGTGATTGAATCCATCGTGGCGGAGAGAAATCAGAGAGGAGATTTTACAAGCCTTCGAGATTTCATTGAGAGAATGACGGGAAAGGATGTCAACAAAAAGGCGATTGAAAACTTTATTAAGGCAGGAGCTTTTGACGAACTACCCGGAAACCGCCGTCAGAAAATGATGGTATACGCTCAGATTTTAGACGCCATCGTGCAGGAAAAGAAGAATATGATGGCAGGGCAAATGAGTTTATTTGATTTTGTGTCAGAGGAAGAAAAAACGGCCTATGAAATTCATATGCCGGATGTGGAGGAATATCCGAAAGAGGCAAAGCTTGCCTTTGAAAAGGAAGTGCTGGGAATTTATATCAGCGGTCATCCATTGGAAGAATATGAGACCTGCTGGAGGAAAAATATATCAGCGGTCACCACGGATTTTATGCCTGATGAGGAAAGCGGACAGCCGAAGGTGCGTGATGGGCAGCAGGTAATTGTAGGCGGTATGATTACGGAAAAGACCATTAAGTATACGAAGACTAATAAAGTAATGGCATTTCTTACCTTGGAGGATTTGCTGGGGACTGTGGAGATTGTGGTTTTCCCTCGTGATTATGAAAAGAATGTAAGACTTATGGAAATTGATGAAAAGGTGTTTATCAAAGGTCGCGTTTCCGTGGAAGAGGAAAGAGCAAGTAAGGTAATCTGTGAAAGTATGTATTCTTTTGAGGATGCGCCAAGAGAGCTGTGGCTGCAGTTTGAGACAAAGGAAAGTTTTCTTTCCTGCGAGAGGGAACTGTACGAGGATTTAAAAGAAGCAGACGGAAAAGACAGTGTGGTGATTTACATCAAGTCGCCAAAAGCCATAAAAAGGCTGGGGGCATCCAAAAGTATTCGTATCAGTCAGGATTTATTGGCAAGGCTGTACGAAAAGTACGGAAAAGATAATGTAAAAGTTGTCGAAAAGAGTATTGAAAAACAGTAG
- a CDS encoding class I SAM-dependent methyltransferase has translation MDSIDYYDRYAVPYYEETVEFGMEEQIKRFVELLPESADVLDLGCGSGRDTVCLEEEGCVVTAMDGSEKMCELASIHTGKEVLHLRAEDMEFEDVFHGIWACAILGHFSPDRVKDIMAKILRALKDDGILYFSVQKGDRNGNYNGRYFYDYDREALNDLLDSFSNVKVLDIWKTSDVRTDKSNRWFNVLLRKEKQDE, from the coding sequence GTGGACTCGATAGATTATTATGACCGGTACGCAGTACCTTATTATGAAGAAACAGTAGAATTTGGCATGGAGGAGCAAATCAAACGTTTTGTTGAATTGCTTCCGGAAAGTGCAGATGTTCTTGATTTAGGCTGTGGATCGGGCAGAGATACAGTATGCCTTGAAGAAGAAGGCTGTGTCGTTACTGCCATGGATGGTTCTGAGAAAATGTGTGAGCTGGCAAGTATTCACACAGGAAAAGAAGTGCTGCATCTTAGAGCGGAGGATATGGAATTTGAAGATGTTTTTCATGGGATTTGGGCCTGTGCTATTTTAGGGCATTTTTCACCGGACAGAGTGAAGGACATTATGGCGAAAATCCTGCGGGCATTGAAGGATGATGGGATTTTGTATTTTTCCGTTCAAAAGGGAGACAGAAACGGTAACTACAATGGCAGATATTTCTATGATTATGACAGAGAGGCTCTTAATGACCTTTTGGACTCTTTTTCAAATGTAAAAGTATTGGACATATGGAAAACCAGTGATGTCAGAACAGACAAGAGCAATCGTTGGTTTAATGTTCTGCTTCGCAAGGAAAAGCAAGACGAATAA
- a CDS encoding S1 RNA-binding domain-containing protein, translating into MIELGKKQELTVAKLVDFGVYLGETENAGEKETVLLPKKQVPEETQKGDKISVFIYKDSSDRLIATVREPKITLGEIAVLRVAQVTRIGAFLDWGLEKDLFLPYKQQTKKLHENEEVLVALYIDKSSRLCATMKVYHYLRTDSPYGEGDTVTGVVYEISDNFGVFVAVDDKYSAMIPRQEAQGNYKPGDELTCRVTAVREDGKLTLSAKKKAYMQIYEDAESVYEIIQEFDGELPFDDKADPKIIQREFGLSKNAFKRAVGHLLKENKIEIKNGKISIR; encoded by the coding sequence ATGATAGAATTAGGAAAAAAACAGGAGCTGACAGTTGCAAAGCTGGTAGATTTCGGTGTTTATTTAGGTGAAACAGAAAATGCAGGGGAGAAGGAAACTGTTCTTCTGCCGAAAAAACAGGTTCCGGAAGAAACACAGAAGGGCGATAAGATTTCTGTATTTATTTACAAGGACTCATCAGACCGTTTGATTGCCACTGTGAGAGAGCCGAAAATTACTTTGGGAGAAATTGCAGTGCTCCGCGTAGCACAGGTAACAAGAATAGGAGCATTTTTAGACTGGGGCTTGGAAAAAGACCTTTTCCTTCCATATAAACAGCAGACAAAAAAGCTTCATGAAAACGAAGAAGTTCTGGTAGCATTGTATATTGATAAGAGTAGCCGTCTTTGTGCGACCATGAAGGTGTATCATTATTTAAGAACAGACTCACCTTATGGAGAAGGCGATACAGTAACCGGTGTTGTTTATGAAATCAGCGATAATTTTGGTGTCTTTGTGGCTGTGGATGATAAATATTCTGCCATGATACCAAGACAGGAGGCACAGGGGAATTATAAACCGGGAGATGAGCTGACCTGTCGTGTGACAGCGGTCCGTGAGGACGGAAAATTGACACTGAGCGCCAAGAAAAAAGCATATATGCAGATTTATGAAGATGCAGAAAGTGTTTATGAAATCATTCAGGAGTTTGACGGAGAGCTGCCTTTTGACGATAAGGCAGACCCGAAGATTATTCAAAGAGAGTTCGGACTCAGTAAAAATGCTTTTAAGCGTGCAGTGGGGCATCTGTTAAAAGAAAATAAAATCGAAATAAAAAATGGAAAAATTTCTATACGGTAA
- a CDS encoding acyl-[acyl-carrier-protein] thioesterase has translation MKYSFDSRIRFSETGENKCLTLNGIINYFQDCSTFQSEDIGVGMKFLEERHQVWVLSAWQIVVERYPKLCEKVTISTWPYEFKHFLGKRNFAMEDENGNKVAYANALWTLLDLNTGHPVNVDETQIKAYVLEEKLDMEYAPRKIRMPKDYKEFPSFQVKVHHLDTNHHVNNGQYVLMAQEYIPADFAVKQMRAEYKSQAVLDSVIIPKVHEDEENGIYTVSLDSPDGETYAIVEFR, from the coding sequence ATGAAATATTCTTTTGACAGCAGAATACGTTTCAGCGAGACAGGGGAGAATAAATGTCTTACCTTAAATGGAATTATCAATTATTTTCAGGATTGCAGTACATTTCAATCAGAGGATATCGGCGTTGGTATGAAATTTCTGGAAGAGAGACATCAGGTATGGGTGCTTTCCGCATGGCAGATTGTGGTGGAACGTTATCCTAAGCTTTGTGAAAAAGTTACAATATCTACGTGGCCTTATGAGTTTAAGCATTTTCTGGGAAAAAGAAATTTTGCCATGGAGGATGAAAATGGCAATAAAGTAGCCTATGCGAATGCTCTATGGACACTTCTGGATTTGAATACAGGTCATCCGGTGAATGTGGATGAAACTCAGATTAAGGCTTATGTGTTAGAGGAAAAGCTGGATATGGAATATGCCCCCAGAAAGATAAGGATGCCAAAGGATTACAAAGAATTTCCTTCATTTCAGGTGAAAGTACATCATTTGGACACCAATCATCATGTAAACAACGGACAATATGTGCTGATGGCGCAGGAATATATTCCGGCAGATTTTGCAGTAAAACAAATGCGGGCAGAATATAAAAGTCAGGCAGTTTTGGACAGTGTGATAATACCGAAGGTGCATGAAGACGAAGAAAACGGAATTTACACAGTGAGTCTGGACAGTCCTGATGGAGAAACTTATGCGATTGTGGAGTTTCGATAG